A window of the Brassica napus cultivar Da-Ae chromosome C5, Da-Ae, whole genome shotgun sequence genome harbors these coding sequences:
- the LOC106420879 gene encoding cytochrome P450 705A22-like yields the protein MGSMITINFQNCIVLIFLCFLSLLCYHLFFKKPKDGFNLTQSHNYPGHLIQIYGPMFYGPFEYPEKWSICGLHLPLGISWASPWAIKKKKQKNLPQSPPSLPIIGHLHLLLSVLPHKAFQKISSRYGPLLHLRIFKVPFVLASSASVAYDLFRTHDVNVSSRGFRTLENSLLFGHETFTGADFGDYYKFMKKVLVMNLLGTQALERSRGIRAEEIERFYARLMDKARKKESVEIGKEAMVLTNNIMSKLLIGRSCSEENGEAGKVRESVTKTMGLIKKVFFSNMLGKPLKKLGISLFEKEIRGVSGGFDELLERLLREHEEKHQDTDMMDVLLSAYKYENEDYKITRNHIKLLIVELFLAGTDSAARLIQWAMAEIISKPNILERLRQEMDSVAGKTRLIQETDLPRLPYLQAVVKETQRFHPAVPLTLRMSEEDCNVGGFHIPEKTTLVVNVYAVMRDPNVWQNPDEFKPERFIASSSSEQEEEREKILKFLPSGSGRRGCPEENLGYIFVETGVGMMVQCFDWRINGDKIVNMEETLAGLSSNRV from the exons ATGGGATCAATGATCAcgattaattttcaaaattgtatCGTCTTGATCTTCCTATGCTTCTTGTCGCTCCTTTGTTACCATCTCTTCTTCAAGAAACCAAAAGATGGCTTTAACTTGACTCAGAGTCACAATTATCCTGGTCACCTAATACAGATATATGGACCTATGTTTTATGGTCCATTTGAATATCCAGAAAAATGGTCTATATGTGGACTGCATCTCCCCTTGGGAATTAGTTGGGCCTCTCCATGggcaatcaaaaaaaaaaaacaaaaaaacttgcCTCAGAGTCCTCCGTCTCTGCCGATCATCGGGCATCTTCACCTTCTCCTCTCTGTTCTACCACACAAGGCTTTTCAGAAGATCTCGTCAAGGTACGGACCTCTCCTCCACCTCCGTATATTCAAAGTTCCCTTTGTCCTCGCCTCCTCGGCCTCCGTGGCATACGATCTCTTCAGGACGCACGATGTGAATGTCTCATCACGTGGTTTCCGTACACTGGAGAATTCTCTCTTGTTCGGACATGAAACATTCACAGGCGCTGACTTTGGAGACTATTAcaagttcatgaagaaggtCCTGGTCATGAATCTGTTGGGTACTCAGGCACTGGAGCGGTCACGAGGTATCCGTGCAGAAGAGATCGAGCGGTTTTACGCGAGGCTGATGGACAAGGCGAGGAAGAAAGAGAGTGTTGAGATAGGAAAGGAAGCAATGGTGCTCACTAACAACATCATGTCCAAGTTGCTCATTGGGAGGAGCTGTTCTGAGGAGAACGGCGAGGCTGGGAAGGTCAGGGAATCGGTGACCAAAACAATGGGCTTGATAAAGAAAGTTTTCTTTTCAAACATGTTAGGTAAGCCGCTTAAGAAGCTTGGCATCTCACTCTTCGAAAAGGAGATTCGAGGCGTCTCTGGTGGATTCGATGAGCTGCTAGAGAGGCTTCTCCGGGAACACGAAGAGAAACATCAAGATACAGACATGATGGACGTTTTATTGTCAgcttataaatatgaaaatgaggACTATAAGATCACTAGAAACCACATCAAGTTGTTAATCGtg GAGCTTTTCCTTGCAGGCACTGACAGTGCTGCACGGTTAATCCAGTGGGCGATGGCTGAGATCATTAGCAAACCAAATATTCTTGAGAGGTTGAGGCAAGAAATGGATTCCGTGGCAGGGAAAACAAGGTTGATTCAAGAAACAGATCTACCAAGACTTCCTTATTTGCAAGCGGTGGTTAAAGAAACACAAAGGTTTCACCCAGCAGTGCCTCTTACGTTAAGGATGTCCGAAGAAGACTGTAACGTTGGAGGGTTTCACATACCGGAGAAGACAACACTTGTTGTAAATGTTTACGCCGTTATGAGAGATCCTAATGTCTGGCAAAATCCTGATGAGTTTAAGCCAGAGAGGTTTATTGCTTCTTCAAGTTctgagcaagaagaagaaagagagaaaatccTTAAGTTCCTTCCTTCTGGAAGCGGAAGGAGAGGCTGTCCTGAAGAAAATCTTGGATATATCTTCGTCGAAACTGGAGTTGGAATGATGGTGCAGTGCTTTGACTGGAGAATCAATGGAGATAAAATTGTTAACATGGAAGAGACTCTTGCAGGATTGTCCTCGAACCGAGTTTAA
- the LOC106420888 gene encoding terpenoid synthase 25, whose product MEAARIGLGPNNLHLLCNTNKLSLFPRRLLQHNAFSSKNPLKHGLSLRVRATTESSSGDLESTRPLANFPPSFWGDYFLSVHVDESKFDALATEIESVMQPKVRVRLLSPDSGDKEKIRLIHLLISLGIAHYYENEIEEILDHAFKNLDALIKDECDLETIAIMFEVFRLYRHKMSCDAFDRFKGEDGRLKESLGTDIRGMLQLYEAAHLRASSEDIMEEALSFTRNHLESLAKSASPHLSKHIQKQLYIPRYLCSEIVVAREYISFYEQEEGHDETLLKFAKLNFNFCQLTYVKELKDITKWWSDLDFATKLPFVRNRCVEIYLAGLALYVEPRYSVGRVYAAKLTMLLTCVDDICDAYATVPEVASLVDAFQRWDLSTIEELPSYMRIIYREVLGYVEEIDREMRARGRSQSVQPTIDECKSLVIAYLEIAKWARAGHVPSFDEYMKVGLLTAGMDDLAAYGYIAMHDDCDEKQLIEWFYSKPKIIQALSSYFRIQNDIASFEVEMGRGEVANGVNCYMKQYGVTKEEAVEEMGKMAEESYKIMMNEFMVSNITMPRQIVVRIINIARVIAVYYREGEGFTYPDGTLKDRLASLFIKPIPL is encoded by the exons ATGGAAGCAGCAAGAATAGGTCTTGGTCCTAACAATCTTCATCTGCTTTGTAATACAaacaagctctctctctttcctcgcCGTTTGCTTCAACACAACGCTTTTTCGTCCAAGAACCCCCTAAAACACGGTTTGTCGTTACGTGTTAGGGCTACTACTGAGAGCAGTAGTGGCGATCTCGAGAGTACTCGTCCCTTGGCTAACTTTCCTCCATCTTTTTGGGGAGACTACTTCCTCTCCGTTCATGTCGACGAATCC AAATTTGATGCCCTAGCGACAGAGATTGAATCGGTGATGCAGCCAAAAGTGAGAGTAAGGCTCTTGTCTCCTGACAGTGGCGACAAGGAGAAGATTCGTCTCATCCATTTGCTTATCAGTCTAGGTATAGCACATTACTATGAGAACGAAATCGAAGAGATTCTAGACCATGCTTTCAAGAATTTGGACGCATTAATTAAAGACGAATGTGATTTGGAAACCATCGCCATCATGTTTGAGGTTTTCAGATTATACCGGCACAAGATGTCTTGCG ATGCTTTCGATAGATTCAAAGGTGAAGATGGGAGGTTGAAGGAGAGTCTAGGCACGGATATTAGGGGCATGCTACAGTTGTATGAAGCAGCGCATCTAAGAGCATCATCTGAAGATATAATGGAGGAAGCGCTGAGTTTCACAAGGAATCACTTGGAGTCCCTGGCAAAGAGTGCTAGTCCCCACCTCTCTAAGCATATACAGAAGCAATTGTACATACCTCGGTATCTTTGCTCAGAAATAGTAGTTGCAAGAGAATATATCTCTTTCTACGAACAAGAAGAAGGGCATGATGAGACACTGCTCAAGTTTGCAAAGCTCAACTTCAACTTTTGCCAGCTGACTTACGTCAAAGAGCTGAAGGATATAACCAA ATGGTGGAGTGACTTGGATTTTGCAACTAAGCTACCTTTCGTTAGGAACAGATGCGTAGAGATCTATCTTGCGGGCTTAGCACTATATGTCGAGCCAAGGTATTCAGTTGGGAGAGTTTATGCCGCTAAACTTACAATGCTCTTAACTTGTGTGGATGATATATGTGATGCATATGCAACTGTTCCTGAAGTTGCAAGTCTTGTCGATGCTTTCCAAAG GTGGGATCTTTCTACCATTGAAGAACTCCCAAGCTATATGAGAATCATATACCGCGAAGTGTTAGGATATGTAGAAGAGATTGATCGAGAAATGAGGGCTCGAGGAAGATCACAGAGTGTTCAACCTACTATTGATGAG TGTAAAAGCCTGGTGATAGCGTATCTAGAGATAGCAAAATGGGCACGCGCAGGTCATGTGCCAAGCTTCGATGAGTACATGAAGGTTGGGTTGCTCACAGCCGGAATGGATGACTTGGCAGCTTACGGCTATATAGCCATGCACGATGACTGTGATGAGAAGCAGTTGATCGAGTGGTTCTACTCCAAGCCCAAAATCATCCAAGCTTTGAGTTCTTATTTTCGTATACAAAATGACATAGCCTCCTTTGAG GTAGAAATGGGCAGAGGAGAGGTAGCAAATGGTGTCAACTGTTACATGAAGCAATATGGTGTTACCAAAGAAGAAGCGGTAGAAGAAATGGGCAAGATGGCTGAGGAGAGTTATAAAATAATGATGAATGAGTTCATGGTGTCAAACATTACAATGCCACGGCAGATAGTGGTGCGAATCATCAATATTGCACGTGTGATCGCTGTGTATTACAGGGAGGGTGAAGGATTCACCTATCCCGATGGAACGCTCAAAGACCGTCTTGCCTCTTTGTTCATCAAGCCAATACCTCTTTAA